In Acidimicrobiia bacterium, one DNA window encodes the following:
- a CDS encoding serine hydrolase domain-containing protein has product MNIDGWTAPGFENVRAAFEQNFADGLEVGAAFAAYHRGEQVVDLWGGIADQRTERPWGEDTIIGVFSTTKGATAICAHRLAQEGRLDVDAPVAHYWPEFGDAGKQDIPVRYLLSHRAGLPWVDEQLTLEQALTWEPMIHALEHQKPLWEPGTQHGYHAITYGYLVGEVIRRITGRSVGTYFREEIAQPLGLDFWIGLPESEEPRVAMLVGGLLDGIESADVDEEARAAIDAMIGPDSVMGKALSGGGAFAGNVWNRRDVHAAEVPAAAGISDARSIARMYAACVGEVDGIRVLTPEQVKLASKQETEGPNTVLMNLDLQFGLGFIVPSTLVQLGGASSFGHFGAGGSVGWADPDAEFGFGYVMNRMDIGLAGDARSKVLVDACYDAVSS; this is encoded by the coding sequence ATGAACATCGATGGATGGACCGCACCGGGCTTCGAGAACGTGCGCGCGGCCTTCGAGCAGAACTTCGCCGACGGCCTCGAGGTGGGTGCCGCGTTCGCGGCGTACCACCGCGGCGAGCAGGTCGTCGATCTCTGGGGTGGCATCGCCGACCAGAGGACCGAGCGCCCGTGGGGCGAGGACACGATCATCGGCGTCTTCTCCACGACGAAGGGCGCGACCGCGATCTGTGCGCACCGCCTCGCGCAAGAAGGCAGGCTCGACGTCGACGCGCCGGTTGCGCACTACTGGCCGGAGTTCGGAGACGCCGGCAAACAAGACATCCCCGTCCGTTACCTGCTCTCGCACCGCGCCGGACTCCCGTGGGTCGACGAGCAGCTCACGCTCGAGCAGGCGCTCACGTGGGAGCCGATGATCCACGCGCTCGAGCATCAGAAGCCGCTGTGGGAGCCGGGCACGCAGCACGGCTACCACGCGATCACCTACGGCTACCTCGTCGGCGAGGTGATCCGCCGCATCACCGGTCGGAGCGTCGGTACCTACTTCCGCGAGGAGATCGCCCAGCCGCTCGGTCTCGACTTCTGGATCGGACTCCCCGAGTCGGAGGAGCCGCGCGTCGCGATGCTCGTCGGTGGTCTGCTCGACGGGATCGAGTCGGCCGATGTCGACGAAGAGGCGCGCGCGGCGATCGACGCGATGATCGGCCCCGACTCGGTGATGGGGAAGGCATTGTCGGGCGGCGGCGCGTTCGCGGGCAACGTCTGGAACCGGCGTGACGTGCATGCGGCCGAGGTGCCGGCCGCAGCGGGCATCTCCGACGCGCGGTCCATCGCGCGCATGTACGCGGCGTGCGTCGGTGAGGTCGACGGCATCCGCGTCCTCACGCCCGAGCAGGTGAAGCTCGCGTCGAAGCAGGAGACCGAGGGTCCGAACACCGTGCTCATGAACCTCGACCTGCAGTTCGGGCTCGGGTTCATCGTGCCGTCGACGCTGGTGCAGCTGGGCGGAGCGAGCTCGTTCGGGCACTTCGGCGCGGGCGGTTCGGTCGGTTGGGCCGACCCCGATGCCGAGTTCGGCTTCGGCTACGTGATGAATCGCATGGACATCGGGCTCGCGGGGGACGCGCGCAGCAAGGTGCTCGTCGACGCCTGTTACGACGCGGTGTCGTCGTGA